The genome window ATTTTGCGTTTCATATCTTTTATCCTCCTTCGGATTGGTTTGCCTTCGCATGTTCACTATAATAAAATTGGACAAAAAAATCGGTAGCCATGGCTACCGAAAACACACGCGAAGGAATGTGCAAAAACACGCAAAGGAATGAGCCCATGGACAGGGAAGATACGCGCCTCCTGGCCGCGTGCCCGCTTTTCGACGGCCTGGAGCCTGCCGTGGTGAAGGAAATGCTGGTATGCCTGGAGCCGAGGATCAATAAGTACAAAAAGAGTGACACCATCGCCTTCGCGGGGGAAGCCTTTGACAGCATTGGCATCTTGCTCAAGGGGGAAGCCCAGGTGATCAAGGAAACGGCGGCAGGCCACCGGTCGATGATGGCCGTGATCTGCCCTGGCGGCCTCTTTGGCGAGATCGTCGTCTTTTCCGGCAATGCCGCATGGCCGGCCACCGTCATCGCCCAGGAGGAAAGCCAGGTCCTCTTCATCCCCCGGCGCAAGCTGGTCGGGCAGTGTGAACGCAGTTGCGCCTGGCACCGGGCGATCATCCAGAACATGCTCCGCATCATCTCCGAGAAGGCCATGATGCTGAATAAAAAAGTGGAGTACCTGTCCATCAAGAGCATGCGGGGGAAGTTGAGCACCTTCTTTTTAGAGCAGCACAAAAAATCCGGCGCCGCCACCTTCCGCCTGCCCATGAAGCGGAACGAACTGGCCGACTTCCTGAACGTGTCCCGGCCGTCCATGTCCAGGGAGATGGCGCGCATGCGCGAAGAAGGCCTGATCGATTTTCATCTGGAGACGGTGCGGATCATCGATGTGGAGCGATTGAGGGAGACAGCAGAGTAAAGAGGGTGTGTTCCAAACAGAAACGCGGCTGCCGGGAGCATCCCCTTTGCCAAACCATACATGGAGGAGCAGATAA of Heliomicrobium undosum contains these proteins:
- a CDS encoding Crp/Fnr family transcriptional regulator, giving the protein MDREDTRLLAACPLFDGLEPAVVKEMLVCLEPRINKYKKSDTIAFAGEAFDSIGILLKGEAQVIKETAAGHRSMMAVICPGGLFGEIVVFSGNAAWPATVIAQEESQVLFIPRRKLVGQCERSCAWHRAIIQNMLRIISEKAMMLNKKVEYLSIKSMRGKLSTFFLEQHKKSGAATFRLPMKRNELADFLNVSRPSMSREMARMREEGLIDFHLETVRIIDVERLRETAE